A genomic region of Saccopteryx bilineata isolate mSacBil1 chromosome 1, mSacBil1_pri_phased_curated, whole genome shotgun sequence contains the following coding sequences:
- the GDNF gene encoding glial cell line-derived neurotrophic factor isoform X1: MPEDYPDQFDDVMDFIQATIKRLKRSPDKQMAVFPRRERNRQAAATSPENARGKGRRGGRGRNRGCVLTAVHLNVTDLGLGYETKEELIFRYCSGSCEAAETTYDKILKNLSRSRRLASDKVGQACCRPIAFDDDLSFLDDNLVYHILRKHSAKRCGCI, from the coding sequence ATGCCAGAGGATTACCCTGATCAGTTTGATGACGTCATGGATTTTATTCAAGCCACCATTAAAAGACTGAAAAGGTCACCGGACAAACAAATGGCCGTGTTTCCCAGGAGAGAGCGAAACCGGCAGGCTGCAGCCACCAGCCCCGAGAATGCCCGCGGGAAAGGCCGGCGAGGCGGGAGGGGCAGGAACCGGGGCTGTGTCCTCACTGCCGTCCACTTGAATGTCACTGACTTGGGCTTGGGCTACGAAACCAAGGAGGAACTGATTTTCCGGTACTGCAGCGGCTCCTGCGAGGCCGCCGAGACAACGTacgacaaaatattaaaaaacttatCCAGAAGCAGAAGGCTGGCGAGTGACAAAGTGGGGCAGGCCTGTTGCCGACCCATCGCCTTCGACGACGACCTGTCGTTTTTAGATGATAATCTGGTTTACCATATTCTAAGAAAGCATTCCGCTAAAAGGTGTGGATGTATCTGA